The following is a genomic window from Hypomesus transpacificus isolate Combined female chromosome 14, fHypTra1, whole genome shotgun sequence.
GCAACAGTGACATCCAACTCTGACCCACTCCCTCCCCACATCTGTGAGCAGCTGGGCCCCTCCCTGGCCCTGGCTTGCGGGCAGGGTTTCAGATCTTCTTGTTCCGGCGGCCCAGGTGGTAGTAGTAGGCCATTGTGACCACCAGGAAGAGCAGgcgactgaggaggaggaggatggcagCGTTGGGCAAGGTGCCCATCTCCACCAGGGTGATGGATGTCACTGTAACCACAGAAAAAAAGAcatgggaaaaaaagaaaataaaaggaaaaagaaaaaggatcTCACCTTTGATTCACTGCAGGGTGGTACATGTATACGTTTTTAGCTAATTGTGGTTCCATTCATAATTAAGGCATTGATGTTTAACTGTTTAACTGCAAAAAAACCCAAACAGCTCACTACCAGAATGGAATGAAATGTGAGTTTTTATACAttgaccactagagggcagtgttgATGCATGCACTTCCTGTGAGTGCAGAGGACTTCTGTTATTCTCCAGAGTGGCAAAAATGATCATCATGAAAACCAGGGGGTTTCCAttcaacattttcaaaagcGGCACTGCAATTTTGAAACGCAGTTTTGACAGCCTTGAAGTCTCACCCCGTCTGAAACAACGTGAGCTCACCTAGAAACTGGATGGCAAAGTAGCAGGCCTCACTCAGTAGAGTCCACTGCATGATGaccttctctgcagtgtagAGCCCATTCCACAAGATGAGGGACAgacctggaggagcagaggtcagaggtcagagggacATGTGAAAGGCGAAGGTCTTCTATCTATAGGCGCATTTTCAATCTTTCGCCGACACACAAGGCCGGCTCTGTATAAAATAACCGATTTTGAAAACGTTGTCATTTGGAATTGGAGATCAGTATCAGAACAGCAGTCTAGTGTTAATCTGCAGTGTTGTTTGGTTAAAGTAGCACAATGATAACAGAGAGGAATGGGGCCATTCCAGGGAggatccccccccacccccccccccagtacaccaacaccccccccccacacacacccctagtacccccacacccctcagtATCCTGATCTTTTCCACCCACACATCCGCACACTGACAGGAGAGGGGAATAGCaaacggggggggaggggggggaggggggggggggggggggggggggggggagggggaggggggtgcagcTGATGGGGAAATCCTCCCCTGGCTCACTTGTCAGCCTGTCAACTCCTCCCACAGCATCATCCATGTCTCTCCACTCATCACTATTATACCTATTATACACTATTATATCTATTATACCCCAGTGCAAGTTTGTCCTAACTCCTGGCATCCCCATTATTCTGCCCTTGCATGAACAATGTCGTGGTTTCAACCCGAAACGAATGAAACGAAGGAAGGCAGCACGGCCCTCTTAGGGCAGCACGGCCCTCTTAGAGCAGCACGGCCCTCTTAGGCAGCACGGCCCTCTTAGGGCAGCACGGCCCTCTTAGGCAGCACGGCCCTCTTAGGGCAGCACGGCCCTCTTAGGGCAGCACGGCCCTCTTAGGGCAGCACGGCCCTCTTAGGGCAGCACGGCCCTCTTAGGGCAGCACAGCCCTCTTAGGGCAGCACAGCCCTCTTAGGGCAGCACAGCCCTCTTAGGCAGCACAGCCctcttacggtgcgttcacactttTTTACCGCttagcaccgccggccttcccaaagtgcaccacgctcgggggcgtgtcagacagattcattcagagctgtagttctcttaaatcactgttgtagttcgtataatgtcatggcaaatgtgcggacaaaatacaacttttacacacattaagcaaaaatccgacacgcattctagatctgacatgatcttatctacagcacacaatagattatctttttccacactttttttaggccgagtgaaagattaaatgccacctgcactctatgaaacgggtcttgttccggctggaaaaaaagatgcatcagacataaacgttgacatgtgtaaccttttattatattactcgaaatgtctgcaaatcaatcgctagattatgacttgccactacacattcactgtatggatagcgagtggctgccagccagcatttcagcgttgaatgtcaatcgtatgccgggtgagctagctagactatgcagctagcacagaagaaagttacataatgtgaagaaactgaattaaagtacaaaatacaacacaccagggacgccgacaacctcagcaaccctgcgccaggcatcattttttttgtttatgtctctgtaatcgaacatagacgtatcatacaatactgggtatgaagacacacatacgatgagttgatcttccatcttgaaattgtcaaacctagaaaatgtttaccatgaccaacagttgctacgttacaagaaacaagaaaccaacccgattggccatcgctggtgTTTTCCTgctcgtcatttacataaagttcagaaaatccaactttcgccgccccgctcgccttcccacaataccctacgcgagcgtcgacgccccgctcgccttcccacaatgccctacgcgggcatcaacgcctggttacattgaaaatgaattggaagccgacgccccgctctgcccgccccgctgcagtgtgaacgcactgttaggcAGCACAGCCCTCTTAGGCAGCACAGCCCTCTTAGGGCAGCACagccctcttccctctcccttcctctcatctcAAGCTCAGAGAGGTAGGCCAGGTCTTTTTGTTGCATTGGCCATGAAAAATAATAGCTCCCTTTGGGAATTTTGTGGCAGGAATAAGTAGGATGGAGAGGCAATAATTACAAGCGGCTCTAGCGAGTTTCTATTGTCTGACACTGATGGCGGAAAAATATCAATGTAATGTGTAATTAAATTAGAGTGGAGCATAGAGCGTTATCATCAAGAGAAATTGTCCTTTTCTCCCACTGCACACACGCGCTTTCCATGTGTGTTTCCTTTTCCATTGTCCTTCCTCCTATTCCTATCCttgattaaaatgtttacagCAAGTCaagtgtcgtgtgtgtgtgtgtgtgtgtgtgtgtgtgttagtgtgcgaCTCACTGAGCAGTGCTCCCCCATACAGGCGGATGGAGATGTTGGTAGTGGACAACTCCTCCTCAAACGTCACCTCGTACAGTTGGTTAGGGAAGACCAGGGCCTGTAAGGGGGGAGCAAAACCATGTTC
Proteins encoded in this region:
- the LOC124476457 gene encoding tumor protein p53-inducible protein 11-like isoform X2 encodes the protein MSCKPHPPLMKKHSQTDLVSRLKTRKILGVGGEDDDGEVHRSKISQMLGNEIKFALREPLGLRVWILLSAVLFTVIALMALVFPNQLYEVTFEEELSTTNISIRLYGGALLSLSLILWNGLYTAEKVIMQWTLLSEACYFAIQFLVTSITLVEMGTLPNAAILLLLSRLLFLVVTMAYYYHLGRRNKKI
- the LOC124476457 gene encoding tumor protein p53-inducible protein 11-like isoform X1, whose amino-acid sequence is MMTERCTDQRSSQMLGNEIKFALREPLGLRVWILLSAVLFTVIALMALVFPNQLYEVTFEEELSTTNISIRLYGGALLSLSLILWNGLYTAEKVIMQWTLLSEACYFAIQFLVTSITLVEMGTLPNAAILLLLSRLLFLVVTMAYYYHLGRRNKKI